A genomic stretch from Nodosilinea sp. E11 includes:
- a CDS encoding SAM-dependent methyltransferase, translating into MDDIQPRSEAEDYSKFVPFSARMMAAMRARESSREDRLFHDPFAELLAGEEAFQRVDQQLTPQDQAYVAVRTRFFDNLLSHSKANQVVLLASGLDTRAYRYPWHPGTDVYELDYPEVLSYKIRLLENTPPTCKHHPIPADLTQSWKEKLLESGYQPDAPSAWLIEGLLMYLMEEQVHALLGVVSELSSASSWLGVDMINVKGVDYGPYEGYFRFGCDIPEELLLEYGWQAEVFQPSDEGANFGRYTEQYSAREVPDVMRAFLVKAQKTNSPLQH; encoded by the coding sequence ATGGACGACATTCAACCGCGCAGTGAAGCTGAAGACTACAGTAAGTTTGTTCCTTTTTCAGCCCGCATGATGGCTGCTATGAGAGCCCGCGAGTCTAGCCGAGAGGACCGGCTGTTTCATGACCCGTTTGCAGAGTTGTTGGCTGGGGAAGAGGCTTTTCAGAGAGTTGACCAACAACTTACTCCGCAGGATCAAGCCTATGTTGCTGTTCGTACTCGATTCTTTGATAATTTACTTTCTCATTCTAAGGCGAATCAAGTCGTCCTTTTAGCATCAGGGTTAGATACTCGTGCCTACCGGTATCCCTGGCATCCAGGCACTGATGTGTATGAACTCGACTATCCAGAAGTCTTGTCTTATAAAATAAGACTTCTGGAAAATACACCCCCAACCTGTAAGCATCATCCGATTCCTGCTGATTTGACTCAGTCATGGAAAGAAAAATTGTTGGAATCAGGATATCAACCCGATGCGCCATCAGCTTGGTTGATTGAGGGACTGCTTATGTACTTAATGGAAGAACAAGTTCATGCTCTTTTAGGAGTAGTGTCTGAATTGTCATCAGCAAGCAGTTGGCTTGGAGTTGATATGATCAATGTCAAAGGCGTAGATTATGGCCCTTATGAAGGATATTTCCGTTTTGGGTGTGATATTCCAGAAGAGCTTCTACTTGAATATGGATGGCAAGCCGAAGTGTTTCAGCCTAGTGATGAAGGCGCAAACTTTGGGCGCTACACAGAGCAGTACTCTGCTCGGGAGGTACCTGATGTAATGAGAGCTTTTTTAGTCAAGGCACAAAAAACAAACAGTCCACTTCAACACTAA
- a CDS encoding acetamidase/formamidase family protein produces the protein MFQNRKYLTPFVFLFTCFTCLVIFIGQLDIQPGYTQTTKVLKSSPDTVVWGYFSADVTPVLTVASGDVVRIDTVSLAGVPPGAEPVAFFEQHGFAEKDVLPEMTSVQFEEEKIPNMGPHVITGPIYIEGAEPGDMLEVRVLDIELRTPYGTNLTRPGFGVLPDLLPEPTMRVIPFDDDKTTALFAEGINVPLDPFMGIMAVAPPKEEGMVSSVPPAKWGGNIDLKELRKGSTLYLPVLAKGALFSTGDGHAAQGDGEVNLTAVEVSSTPTFQFILHKGAGTDMTGPFVETPTHYIPMGLHTDLDEALKLAVHETIDFLGREKGLNVEDAYSLSSIGVDYEVAEAVDRTLIIHAMVPKSLFDTNRPYWADNL, from the coding sequence ATGTTCCAGAATCGTAAGTATTTGACACCGTTCGTTTTCCTGTTTACTTGTTTCACTTGTCTAGTCATATTCATTGGGCAACTAGACATTCAGCCTGGCTATACCCAAACCACCAAAGTGCTGAAGTCATCTCCAGATACCGTAGTTTGGGGTTATTTCTCGGCAGATGTGACTCCGGTACTTACCGTAGCGTCAGGAGATGTCGTTCGTATTGACACGGTATCGTTAGCAGGGGTTCCACCAGGAGCTGAACCCGTTGCATTCTTTGAACAGCATGGCTTTGCTGAGAAGGATGTTTTGCCTGAGATGACCAGTGTTCAGTTTGAGGAAGAGAAAATTCCCAATATGGGACCTCATGTAATCACGGGACCAATTTACATTGAGGGGGCTGAACCTGGTGACATGTTAGAAGTTCGAGTGCTCGACATTGAACTACGCACTCCCTACGGCACGAACCTGACTAGACCTGGTTTTGGCGTTTTGCCTGATCTCTTGCCAGAGCCAACAATGCGGGTGATTCCCTTCGATGACGATAAAACCACTGCCCTGTTTGCTGAGGGCATCAATGTACCTCTGGATCCTTTCATGGGCATCATGGCAGTTGCCCCACCAAAGGAAGAAGGCATGGTGAGTTCCGTACCTCCAGCGAAGTGGGGTGGCAATATCGACTTGAAAGAATTGAGGAAGGGTTCAACACTTTATCTTCCAGTTTTAGCTAAGGGTGCACTTTTTTCTACGGGCGATGGACATGCTGCTCAAGGTGATGGAGAGGTCAATTTGACTGCTGTGGAGGTATCATCAACTCCCACATTTCAGTTCATCCTCCACAAGGGGGCAGGAACCGATATGACTGGCCCCTTCGTGGAGACTCCCACTCACTACATTCCGATGGGACTGCATACCGATCTGGATGAAGCCCTCAAGCTGGCGGTCCATGAAACCATCGACTTTCTAGGTAGAGAGAAGGGTTTGAACGTCGAAGATGCTTATTCCCTATCTAGTATTGGGGTTGATTATGAAGTAGCTGAAGCGGTTGATCGCACCTTGATTATCCATGCGATGGTGCCCAAGAGCTTATTTGATACAAATCGCCCATACTGGGCAGATAACCTCTAG
- a CDS encoding Uma2 family endonuclease, translating into MVQSPSVPQVLYPDSDGKPMADNTIQYRWIVRLVSNLKRLLKDQGAFVAGDLLWYPVQVETPPAPAQAPDVIVVLGRPDGDRGSYKQWEEGNIAPQVVFEILSPSNTAREMLAKQAFYGKYSVLEMYFYDPESFDFWGLIRSSSDRDFTPIMAMNFPWVSPTLGIRFELFDHGLEVFYPNGDRFQDPEQVIEERDRAFAKLKELGIDPNEL; encoded by the coding sequence ATGGTTCAAAGCCCCAGCGTTCCCCAGGTTCTTTACCCTGACTCCGATGGCAAGCCCATGGCAGATAACACCATCCAGTATCGCTGGATTGTTCGCCTGGTCAGTAATCTCAAGCGGCTATTGAAAGACCAAGGGGCGTTTGTAGCCGGAGATTTACTCTGGTATCCGGTTCAAGTCGAGACACCCCCCGCTCCGGCCCAAGCCCCAGATGTCATAGTGGTGCTCGGACGACCCGATGGCGATCGGGGCAGTTATAAGCAATGGGAAGAAGGCAACATTGCCCCTCAGGTCGTCTTTGAGATTCTCTCCCCCAGCAATACGGCCAGGGAAATGCTGGCCAAGCAAGCCTTCTATGGCAAGTACAGCGTTCTAGAGATGTACTTCTACGATCCAGAGTCCTTTGATTTTTGGGGCCTCATTCGCTCCAGCTCCGATCGCGATTTTACCCCCATCATGGCAATGAACTTTCCCTGGGTTTCCCCCACCCTAGGGATTCGCTTTGAGCTATTTGACCATGGGTTAGAGGTGTTTTACCCCAACGGCGATCGCTTTCAAGACCCTGAGCAGGTGATCGAAGAGCGCGACCGGGCTTTTGCCAAACTAAAAGAACTCGGCATTGATCCAAATGAACTTTAG